The following are encoded together in the Eulemur rufifrons isolate Redbay chromosome 28, OSU_ERuf_1, whole genome shotgun sequence genome:
- the KAZALD1 gene encoding LOW QUALITY PROTEIN: kazal-type serine protease inhibitor domain-containing protein 1 (The sequence of the model RefSeq protein was modified relative to this genomic sequence to represent the inferred CDS: deleted 1 base in 1 codon) codes for MPRVLTGLPLTMPQSLATALALPLLLLLLVVRTPPPTGARPSPGPDYLRRGWLRLLAEGEGCAPCRPEECAAPRGCLAGWVRDACGCCWECANLEGQLCDLDPSAHFYGRCGEQLECRLDAGGDLSRGEVPEPLCACRSQHPLCGSDGRTYAQICRLQEAARARPEANLTVAHQGPCESEPQIVSHPYDIWNVTGQDVIFGCEVFAYPMASIEWRKDGLDIQLPGDDPHISVQFRGGPQKFEVTGWLQIQAVRPSDEGTYRCLARNALGQVEAPASLTVLTPDQLNSTGIPQLRSLNLVPEEEAESEESEDYY; via the exons ATGCCCCGAGTGCTCACAGGGCTTCCA CTAACCATGCCGCAGTCCCTGGCAACTGCCTTGGCGCTGCCCCTGCTACTGCTATTGCTGGTGGTGCGGACGCCGCCCCCGACCGGCGCAAGGCCATCCCCAGGCCCGGATTACCTGCGGCGTGGCTGGCTGCGGCTGCTAGCTGAGGGCGAGGGCTGCGCTCCCTGCCGGCCAGAAGAGTGCGCCGCGCCGCGCGGCTGCCTGGCGGGCTGGGTGCGCGACGCGTGCGGCTGCTGCTGGGAATGCGCCAATCTCGAGGGCCAGCTCTGCGACCTGGACCCCAGTGCTCACTTCTACGGGCGCTGCGGCGAGCAGCTTGAGTGCCGGTTGGACGCAGGCGGCGACCTGAGCCGCGGAGAGGTGCCGGAGCCGCTGTGTGCCTGCCGCTCGCAGCACCCGCTCTGCGGGTCCGACGGCCGCACCTACGCCCAGATTTGCCGGCTGCAGGAGGCCGCCCGCGCTCGGCCCGAAGCCAACCTCACTGTAGCGCACCAGGGCCCCTGCGAATCGG agcCCCAGATCGTGTCACACCCATACGACATTTGGAATGTGACAGGGCAGGACGTGATCTTTGGCTGTGAGGTGTTTGCCTACCCCATGGCCTCCATCGAGTGGAGGAAGGACGGCTTGGACATCCAGCTGCCAGGAGATGACCCCCACATCTCTGTGCAG TTTAGGGGTGGACCCCAGAAGTTTGAGGTGACTGGTTGGCTGCAGATCCAGGCTGTGCGTCCCAGTGATGAGGGCACCTACCGCTGCCTTGCCCGCAATGCCTTGGGTCAGGTCGAGGCTCCTGCTAGCCTGACAGTGCTCACACCAG ATCAGCTGAACTCTACAGGCATCCCCCAGCTGCGGTCACTAAACCTGGTTCCCGAGGAGGAGGCTGAGAGTGAAGAGAGCGAGGATTACTACTAG